From Spirochaetaceae bacterium, a single genomic window includes:
- a CDS encoding ABC transporter permease, which produces MSRARRRVDPEQAFIASQYQLMWQRFRKHRLAIAGGVVLGLMYLVGVFCEVVAPYDIRTRFSELPLAPPQRIHFFHDGRFHLRPFVYDFTLVEDPVTWRKSYGEDLSARRPIYLLEPGDEYRFWGLFPARVHLFSVREGTLLLLGTDQIGRDVFSRLVCGARVSLSVGLIGVLLSFILGLGIGGISGYFGGTADNLIQRVIEFLRSIPVLPLWMALAAALPPQWPALRVYFGITIILSLIGWTGLARVVRSKLLSLREEDFVMAARVAGTSATRIIAGHLIPSFLSYVIVALTLAVPEMILAETALSFLGLGLRPPVVSWGVLLGEAQNIHTIALAPWLMLPGVFIIVTVLAFNLLGDGLRDAADPYQ; this is translated from the coding sequence ATGAGCCGCGCACGCCGCCGGGTGGACCCGGAGCAGGCATTCATCGCCTCCCAGTACCAGCTCATGTGGCAGCGGTTCCGCAAGCACCGCCTGGCCATCGCCGGCGGCGTGGTGCTGGGCCTGATGTACCTGGTCGGCGTGTTCTGCGAGGTGGTGGCGCCCTACGACATCCGCACGCGCTTCTCGGAGCTGCCGCTGGCGCCGCCGCAGCGTATCCACTTCTTCCACGACGGCCGTTTCCACCTGCGCCCGTTCGTGTACGACTTCACGCTGGTGGAGGATCCGGTCACCTGGCGCAAGTCGTACGGCGAGGACCTGAGCGCCCGGCGGCCGATCTACCTGCTCGAGCCGGGCGACGAGTACCGGTTCTGGGGGTTGTTTCCGGCACGCGTGCACCTGTTCTCGGTCCGCGAAGGGACGCTGCTGCTGCTGGGCACCGACCAGATCGGGCGCGACGTGTTCAGCCGGCTGGTGTGCGGCGCGCGCGTGTCGCTGTCGGTCGGGTTGATCGGCGTGCTGCTGAGCTTCATCCTGGGGCTCGGCATTGGCGGCATATCGGGCTACTTCGGCGGCACCGCGGACAACCTCATTCAGCGGGTCATCGAGTTCCTGCGCTCCATTCCCGTGCTGCCGTTGTGGATGGCGCTGGCGGCCGCCCTGCCGCCGCAGTGGCCGGCGCTGCGCGTCTACTTCGGCATCACCATCATCCTGTCGTTGATCGGGTGGACCGGGTTGGCGCGGGTGGTGCGCAGCAAGCTGCTCAGCCTGCGCGAGGAGGACTTCGTGATGGCCGCGCGGGTGGCCGGCACCAGTGCCACGAGGATTATCGCCGGGCACCTGATCCCGTCGTTTCTCAGCTACGTGATCGTGGCGCTGACCCTGGCGGTACCGGAGATGATCCTGGCGGAGACGGCGCTCAGCTTCCTTGGTCTGGGCCTGCGTCCGCCGGTGGTGAGCTGGGGCGTGCTGCTCGGCGAGGCGCAGAACATCCACACCATCGCGCTGGCCCCGTGGCTGATGCTGCCGGGCGTGTTCATCATCGTCACCGTGCTCGCGTTCAACCTGCTCGGCGACGGCCTGCGCGACGCCGCCGACCCCTACCAGTGA
- a CDS encoding ABC transporter permease — protein sequence MLTYFIRRSFYLLITVAVVSVVAFVLIQLPPGDYLTTYVIQLENQGSTVSEYELQGLRRQFGLDQPVMVQYLKWIWGIVSRGDFGRSLLWNVGVSELIWERMGWTMVVALGSLLFTYAVAIPIGIYSALHKYSPFDFSFTVIGYVGLATPNFFLALLLMYMGFKVFGQSVGGLFSPEYADAPWSLRKLLDLLSHLWVPVVVLGTAGTASIIRIMRGMLLDELKKQYVVTARAKGLSEQRLVFRYPVRIALNPIVATIGWQLATIISGAPIVGVVLSLPTTGAMMLRALLSQDMLLAGAFILLLSVLTVVGTFISDLLLAALDPRIRLEQ from the coding sequence ATGCTCACCTACTTCATCAGGCGCTCGTTCTACCTGCTGATCACCGTGGCGGTGGTTTCGGTGGTGGCGTTCGTCCTGATTCAGCTGCCGCCCGGCGACTACCTCACCACCTACGTCATTCAGCTCGAAAACCAGGGATCCACCGTGTCCGAATACGAGTTGCAGGGCCTGCGGCGCCAGTTCGGGCTCGACCAGCCGGTCATGGTGCAGTACCTGAAGTGGATCTGGGGCATCGTCAGCCGCGGCGACTTCGGCCGTTCGCTGCTGTGGAACGTAGGGGTGAGCGAGCTGATCTGGGAGCGCATGGGGTGGACCATGGTGGTGGCCCTGGGCTCGCTGCTGTTCACCTACGCGGTCGCGATCCCGATCGGGATTTACTCGGCGCTGCACAAGTATTCCCCGTTCGACTTCTCGTTCACCGTGATCGGCTACGTGGGCCTGGCCACGCCCAACTTCTTTCTCGCCCTGCTGCTGATGTACATGGGCTTCAAGGTGTTCGGGCAGAGCGTCGGCGGATTGTTCTCGCCCGAATACGCCGACGCGCCGTGGAGTCTGCGCAAGTTGCTGGACCTGCTTTCCCACCTTTGGGTGCCGGTAGTCGTCCTGGGCACCGCCGGCACGGCGTCGATCATCCGCATCATGCGCGGCATGCTGCTCGACGAGCTCAAGAAGCAGTACGTGGTGACCGCGCGCGCCAAGGGGCTGTCGGAACAGCGGCTGGTGTTCCGCTACCCGGTGCGCATCGCGCTCAACCCGATCGTGGCCACCATCGGTTGGCAGCTTGCCACCATCATCTCGGGGGCGCCGATCGTCGGGGTGGTGCTGAGCCTGCCCACCACCGGCGCCATGATGCTGCGCGCCCTGCTGAGCCAGGACATGCTGCTCGCTGGCGCGTTCATCCTGCTGCTGAGCGTATTGACCGTCGTGGGTACCTTCATTTCCGACCTGCTGCTCGCGGCGCTCGACCCGCGTATCCGGCTGGAGCAATGA
- a CDS encoding ABC transporter substrate-binding protein: MTLIVRFALAAGLALLAAGTALASGSEEQSGSQAGSAAASDLEVLVPGRTVVWGSQAAFEADTGNSLPAFTEAPVLAAMVAAGDLPPVEDRLPDEVVVVDPLDEMGIYGGEYRAATITPGCCGDFEVMFTRFQNLLTVSPEIDSTIPNVALDWDLTEDFKTLTLTLRNNMKWSDGAPFTADDFLFWWEDYATNENLSQAVNVAWKPGGTPMTVTKVNDTTVRMQFAVPYPIVVDKIAFSPYARSRSTFPVTPKHYLSRFHADYNDDAEANAKEAGFEGWTQHFLAILASQSDDRNDVDFPTIEGWDLAREDEFGSRFFHRNPYYWKVDTAGRQLPYMDSMARILVESRDVAELKTIAGEFHTGRAHLQLKNWTLYKENEQQGGYRALLWNSPVGNEMRFAFNQLYEEDPVLRDLFQDLRFRQAMSLAINRDEINDLVFFGRAVTSQVAPPPLATYHEPWMTDHFAEYDIDQANALLDEIGLAWDENRQWRTRSDGETLSLLLEYYDRGDRKPIFELVKEYWEAVGVQITLKVEEDRLYSTRNAAGQVQVAHHPAHLTTDVGFALREAGQFRPGDISNRGWDDWWMSGGASGVVPPQEVQEIYALLDRYLQTPLFTPESTAIGNEYSSRMVRQLYGIGTVSQAPVPVIVRNDLINVPDVDWWWPEGRWFNNTIPEQWFIRQ, from the coding sequence GTGACACTGATTGTTCGATTCGCGCTGGCGGCGGGATTGGCGTTGCTCGCAGCCGGTACCGCGTTGGCATCGGGTTCGGAAGAGCAGTCCGGTTCGCAGGCGGGTTCGGCGGCGGCGTCCGACCTGGAGGTGCTGGTGCCGGGACGCACCGTGGTGTGGGGGTCGCAGGCCGCCTTCGAGGCCGACACCGGCAACAGCCTGCCGGCGTTCACGGAAGCGCCGGTGCTGGCCGCGATGGTGGCCGCGGGCGACCTGCCGCCGGTGGAGGACCGCCTGCCTGACGAGGTGGTGGTGGTCGACCCGCTCGACGAGATGGGGATCTACGGCGGCGAGTACCGCGCGGCAACCATCACGCCCGGCTGCTGCGGCGACTTCGAAGTGATGTTCACGCGCTTCCAGAACCTGCTCACGGTGAGCCCGGAGATCGATTCCACCATTCCCAACGTGGCCCTCGACTGGGACCTGACCGAGGATTTCAAGACCCTCACCCTGACGCTGCGCAATAACATGAAGTGGAGCGACGGCGCCCCCTTCACGGCCGACGACTTCCTGTTCTGGTGGGAGGACTATGCCACCAACGAGAACCTCAGCCAGGCGGTCAACGTGGCCTGGAAGCCGGGCGGCACGCCGATGACGGTGACCAAGGTGAACGACACCACGGTACGTATGCAGTTTGCGGTGCCGTACCCGATCGTGGTGGACAAGATCGCATTCTCGCCCTATGCGCGCAGCCGGTCCACGTTCCCGGTCACACCCAAGCACTACCTGAGCCGGTTCCACGCCGACTACAACGACGACGCCGAGGCGAACGCCAAGGAGGCCGGCTTCGAGGGCTGGACGCAGCACTTCCTGGCGATTCTCGCCAGCCAGTCCGACGACCGCAACGACGTCGACTTTCCCACCATCGAGGGTTGGGACCTGGCGCGTGAAGATGAGTTCGGCAGCCGCTTCTTCCACCGTAACCCGTACTACTGGAAGGTCGACACCGCCGGCCGCCAGCTTCCCTACATGGACAGCATGGCGCGGATTCTGGTCGAGAGCCGCGATGTCGCGGAGCTGAAGACGATCGCCGGCGAGTTTCACACCGGGCGGGCCCACCTGCAACTCAAGAACTGGACGCTGTACAAGGAGAACGAGCAGCAGGGCGGGTACCGGGCGCTGCTGTGGAATTCCCCGGTGGGGAACGAGATGCGGTTCGCCTTCAACCAGCTCTACGAAGAGGATCCGGTGCTGCGCGACCTGTTCCAGGACCTGCGCTTCCGGCAGGCGATGTCGCTGGCCATCAACCGCGACGAGATCAACGACCTGGTGTTCTTCGGGCGTGCCGTGACCAGCCAGGTGGCGCCGCCGCCCCTGGCCACCTACCACGAGCCGTGGATGACCGACCATTTCGCCGAGTACGACATCGACCAGGCGAATGCGCTGCTCGACGAGATCGGATTGGCCTGGGACGAGAATCGCCAGTGGCGCACGCGTTCGGACGGCGAAACGCTCAGCCTGCTGCTGGAGTACTACGACCGTGGCGACCGCAAGCCGATCTTCGAACTGGTCAAGGAGTACTGGGAGGCGGTCGGCGTCCAGATCACGCTCAAGGTGGAGGAGGACCGGCTGTACTCGACCCGCAACGCCGCCGGCCAGGTACAGGTGGCCCATCATCCCGCGCACCTGACCACGGACGTGGGCTTCGCGCTGCGCGAGGCGGGCCAGTTCCGGCCCGGCGACATCAGCAACCGCGGGTGGGACGACTGGTGGATGTCGGGCGGCGCATCCGGCGTGGTGCCGCCGCAGGAGGTGCAGGAGATCTACGCGCTGCTCGACCGCTACCTGCAGACGCCGCTGTTCACGCCGGAGTCGACCGCCATCGGCAACGAGTACTCCTCCAGGATGGTGCGGCAACTGTACGGAATCGGCACCGTGTCGCAGGCGCCCGTCCCGGTGATCGTGCGCAACGACCTGATCAACGTGCCGGACGTGGACTGGTGGTGGCCGGAGGGCCGCTGGTTCAACAACACCATTCCCGAGCAGTGGTTCATCCGCCAGTAA